In Lagopus muta isolate bLagMut1 chromosome 6, bLagMut1 primary, whole genome shotgun sequence, one DNA window encodes the following:
- the LOC125694882 gene encoding serpin A3-4-like yields MLTLGARSDTLAQILRVLHFNPREISENEIHEGYRQLIQMVNRKNEGLQLNMGNVLFVLDRLKPQQRFLNNLREFYEGEIYPMNFKRSDQAQTKINGYVAERTNGKIKDLINNLDPLTELLLISYIYFKAEWEKPFNPQYTKKERFFVDGNKAVEVPMMFGIGAFKHGYDEQLSSTVVQMDYKGGASAFFVLPDQGRMRKLEKKLSCERMARWRTLVSKSNSVNLYLPKFTLLGRYNLKNILYKMGIMDLFTDKADLSGVTGQPQHRISQAIHQAVVKVDETGTEAAAATGMEIVPMSVPVVIKMNRPFLLVITLRDNILFMGKIVNPLEKE; encoded by the exons ATGCTGACTCTTGGTGCCAGGTCTGATACTTTGGCACAGATTCTTAGGGTCCTTCACTTTAATCCACGtgagatttctgaaaatgaaatccatGAAGGTTATCGTCAACTCATACAAATGGTAAACAGAAAGAATGAGGGCTTACAGCTTAATATGGGAAATGTCCTGTTTGTACTTGATCGACTGAAACCACAACAAAGATTTTTGAATAACCTCAGAGAATTCTATGAAGGTGAAATTTATCCTATGAACTTCAAGAGGTCTGATCAAGCCCAGACGAAGATCAATGGTTATGTAGCAGAAAGAACCAATGGGAAAATCAAGGACCTCATAAATAACCTTGATCCACTTACTGAACTTCTTCTCATtagttatatttattttaaag CTGAATGGGAAAAACCTTTCAATCCACAATACACTAAAAAGGAAAGATTCTTTGTGGATGGGAACAAGGCTGTTGAAGTCCCAATGATGTTTGGAATTGGTGCGTTCAAACATGGCTACGATGAACAACTGTCTTCCACTGTGGTGCAAATGGATTACAAAGGAGGTGCTTCAGCATTTTTTGTTCTGCCTGATCAAGGAAGAAtgaggaagctggaaaaaaaactgtcTTGTGAACGTATGGCAAGATGGAGAACATTAGTCTCAAAAAG CAACTCAGTAAATTTGTATCTTCCAAAATTCACTCTTCTTGGGAGATACAacctaaaaaatattttatacaaaatggGCATAATGGATCTATTCACTGATAAGGCTGACCTATCTGGTGTCACCGGACAACCCCAGCACAGAATTTCCCAG GCTATTCATCAGGCTGTGGTAAAGGTGGATGAGACTGgcactgaagcagcagctgccacaggCATGGAAATAGTGCCTATGTCCGTTCCAGTTGTCATTAAAATGAACAGACCCTTCTTATTGGTCATAACTTTAAGGGACAACATACTGTTCATGGGAAAAATTGTGAATCCTCTGGAAAAAGAATAA